Proteins from a genomic interval of Cygnus olor isolate bCygOlo1 chromosome 9, bCygOlo1.pri.v2, whole genome shotgun sequence:
- the RBP2 gene encoding retinol-binding protein 2, producing the protein MPADYNGTWEMESNENFEGYMVALDIDFATRKVAKHLKQTKEIIQDGDNFKTKTLSTLRNYELNYTVGVEFEEHTKGLDNRVVKTLVTWDGDKLVCVQKGEKKNRGWKHWIEGDQLHLELTCEDQVCHQIFKKKK; encoded by the exons ATGCCTGCTGATTACAATGGGACGTGGGAAATGGAATCCAATGAAAACTTTGAAGGCTACATGGTTGCTttag ATATTGATTTTGCAACTCGTAAGGTTGCAAAACAcctgaaacaaacaaaggaGATTATTCAAGATGGAGacaactttaaaacaaaaacactcagTACTCTCAGAAACTACGAACTGAACTACACTGTGGGAGTGGAGTTTGAAGAACATACCAAAGGACTCGATAACCGAGTGGTTAAG ACACTAGTGACCTGGGACGGTGACAAACTGGTATGTGTtcagaaaggtgaaaagaaaaaccgAGGCTGGAAGCACTGGATTGAAGGAGACCAGTTGCATCTG GAATTGACGTGTGAAGACCAGGTATGCCATCAgatatttaagaagaaaaaataa